Proteins co-encoded in one Papaver somniferum cultivar HN1 chromosome 5, ASM357369v1, whole genome shotgun sequence genomic window:
- the LOC113278357 gene encoding AP2-like ethylene-responsive transcription factor BBM2 isoform X1 → MASSMNNWLGFSLSPQEVVPTQSQTHHHASNVSRHGFNSDEVSGSEVVSSDCFDLGSHDSSGPTGAYGILEAFNRNHQQQHDWSGNNFKSSSELSMLMGGSNNNQHQHHLSHQEEPKLEDFLGGHSFSDHDQQKLHGYDHSGDYMFSNCSLQLPAATVSNSNGYGGSVANNNNNNNNNGSLGLSMIKTWLRNQPAPPQQENKDEVGNSTCGGGGGVGDGVVGSNGQTLSLSMSTGSQSSSPALPLVTTASTVVTGGGGGSGGAESSSSENNKQKTNGTTTALDSPTAGAIVEAVPRKSIDTFGQRTSIYRGVTRHRWTGRYEAHLWDNSCRREGQTRKGRQVYLGGYDKEDKAARAYDLAALKYWGSTTTTNFPIANYEQELEDMKNMTRQEYVASLRRKSSGFSRGASIYRGVTRHHQHGRWQARIGRVAGNKDLYLGTFSTQEEAAEAYDIAAIKFRGLNAVTNFDMSRYDVSSIMESSTLPIGGAAKRLKEAEQIAEASVDARRAESDNLTSQLTNGINNYGWPTIAFQQAQPISMLYPYNQQRSGWCKQEQEAAAAAHSFQDLHQLQLGSTHHNFFQPSVLHNLMSQDSSSLEHSSGSNSVIYNGGGGTGSGASNGSYQMGGSNGYLPMGMVMSSEHQNNPTGSSFVENDLKQQMGYDSIMSSNSTDPYSQGRNAYYMSQQSPPACNNWMPTGVQALAPRSNNLAVCHGAPSTFTVWNDA, encoded by the exons ATGGCTTCTTCAATGAACAACTGGTTAGGGTTTTCATTATCTCCGCAAGAAGTAGTACCAACACAATCACAAACTCATCATCATGCATCAAATGTCTCGAGACATGGGTTTAACTCTGATGAAGTTTCTGGTTCTGAAGTTGTATCTAGTGATTGTTTCGATCTTGGTTCTCACGATTCTTCAGGTCCAACCGGTGCTTATGGCATCTTAGAAGCTTTTAACAGAAACCATCAGCAACAACATG ATTGGAGCGGCAATAACTTCAAGTCAAGTTCTGAACTTTCTATGTTAATGGGTGGATCTAATAATAATCAGCATCAGCATCATTTGAGTCATCAAGAAGAACCAAAGTTAGAAGATTTCTTAGGAGGACATTCTTTTTCTGACCATGATCAACAGAAACTTCACGGGTATGATCATAGTGGTGATTACATGTTTTCAAACTGTTCATTGCAGTTACCGGCCGCGACCGTAAGTAACTCAAATGGTTATGGTGGCAGTGTtgccaataacaacaacaacaataataacaatgGTTCCCTGGGGTTGTCAATGATCAAAACCTGGTTAAGAAATCAACCTGCACCGCCccaacaagaaaacaaagatgaGGTTGGAAATAGTActtgtggtggcggtggtggtgttggtgatgGTGTGGTGGGAAGTAATGGACAAACACTATCCTTATCAATGAGTACAGGATCACAATCTAGTTCTCCAGCTTTGCCGCTTGTAACGACCGCGTCAACGGTTGTtacaggtggtggtggtggtagtggtggtgctgAAAGTTCTTCGTCGGAGAATAACAAGCAAAAGACTAATGGTACTACTACGGCTCTGGATAGTCCTACTGCTGGTGCAATAGTAGAAGCAGTTCCAAGGAAATCAATTGATACTTTCGGACAGAGAACTTCTATCTACAGAGGTGTAACTAG GCATAGATGGACAGGCAGATATGAAGCCCATCTTTGGGATAATAGTTGCAGAAGAGAAGGTCAGACTAGAAAGGGTAGACAAG TTTATTTGG GTGGTTATGACAAAGAAGATAAGGCTGCTAGGGCTTATGATTTGGCTGCCTTGAAATATTGGGGATCAACCACCACTACAAACTTTCCG ATTGCTAATTACGAGCAAGAGTTGGAAGATATGAAGAACATGACTAGACAGGAATATGTAGCATCACTTAGAAG GAAAAGCAGTGGTTTTTCTCGTGGAGCATCAATTTATCGCGGTGTCACCAG GCACCATCAGCACGGTAGATGGCAAGCAAGAATTGGAAGGGTTGCAGGGAACAAGGATTTGTACTTGGGCACATTCA GTACCCAAGAAGAAGCAGCTGAGGCCTACGACATAGCTGCGATTAAGTTCCGTGGTTTGAATGCAGTAACAAATTTCGATATGAGCAGATACGATGTAAGTAGCATCATGGAAAGTAGTACATTGCCGATCGGAGGCGCTGCAAAACGTTTAAAAGAAGCTGAGCAAATtgcagaagcaagtgttgatgcTCGAAGAGCAGAGAGTGATAACCTTACTTCACAGTTAACCAACGGAATCAACAACTACGGATGGCCAACTATTGCTTTCCAACAAGCTCAGCCTATTAGCATGCTGTATCCATACAATCAACAAAGATCTGGGTGGTGTAAACAGGAACAAGAAGCGGCTGCTGCTGCTCATagctttcaagatcttcatcagcTTCAATTGGGTAGTACCCATCATAACTTTTTTCAACCTTCTGTTCTTCATAATCTCATGAGCCAAGATTCCTCTTCACTGGAACATAGTTCTGGTTCCAATTCTGTTATTTATAATGGCGGAGGTGGAACTGGAAGTGGTGCAAGTAATGGGAGTTATCAAATGGGTGGAAGTAATGGCTATCTGCCAATGGGAATGGTTATGAGTAGTGAGCATCAGAACAATCCAACTGGAAGTAGTTTCGTGGAGAATGACTTGAAACAACAAATGGGATATGATAGTATTATGTCTTCCAACAGTACAGATCCTTATAGTCAAGGAAGAAATGCTTATTACATGTCGCAACAATCACCTCCGGCTTGCAATAACTGGATGCCTACTGGAGTTCAAGCTTTAGCACCGAGGTCTAATAATCTCGCTGTTTGTCATGGTGCTCCGTCGACATTTACGGTTTGGAATGATGCATAA
- the LOC113278357 gene encoding AP2-like ethylene-responsive transcription factor AIL1 isoform X2 codes for MASSMNNWLGFSLSPQEVVPTQSQTHHHASNVSRHGFNSDEVSGSEVVSSDCFDLGSHDSSGPTGAYGILEAFNRNHQQQHDWSGNNFKSSSELSMLMGGSNNNQHQHHLSHQEEPKLEDFLGGHSFSDHDQQKLHGVANNNNNNNNNGSLGLSMIKTWLRNQPAPPQQENKDEVGNSTCGGGGGVGDGVVGSNGQTLSLSMSTGSQSSSPALPLVTTASTVVTGGGGGSGGAESSSSENNKQKTNGTTTALDSPTAGAIVEAVPRKSIDTFGQRTSIYRGVTRHRWTGRYEAHLWDNSCRREGQTRKGRQVYLGGYDKEDKAARAYDLAALKYWGSTTTTNFPIANYEQELEDMKNMTRQEYVASLRRKSSGFSRGASIYRGVTRHHQHGRWQARIGRVAGNKDLYLGTFSTQEEAAEAYDIAAIKFRGLNAVTNFDMSRYDVSSIMESSTLPIGGAAKRLKEAEQIAEASVDARRAESDNLTSQLTNGINNYGWPTIAFQQAQPISMLYPYNQQRSGWCKQEQEAAAAAHSFQDLHQLQLGSTHHNFFQPSVLHNLMSQDSSSLEHSSGSNSVIYNGGGGTGSGASNGSYQMGGSNGYLPMGMVMSSEHQNNPTGSSFVENDLKQQMGYDSIMSSNSTDPYSQGRNAYYMSQQSPPACNNWMPTGVQALAPRSNNLAVCHGAPSTFTVWNDA; via the exons ATGGCTTCTTCAATGAACAACTGGTTAGGGTTTTCATTATCTCCGCAAGAAGTAGTACCAACACAATCACAAACTCATCATCATGCATCAAATGTCTCGAGACATGGGTTTAACTCTGATGAAGTTTCTGGTTCTGAAGTTGTATCTAGTGATTGTTTCGATCTTGGTTCTCACGATTCTTCAGGTCCAACCGGTGCTTATGGCATCTTAGAAGCTTTTAACAGAAACCATCAGCAACAACATG ATTGGAGCGGCAATAACTTCAAGTCAAGTTCTGAACTTTCTATGTTAATGGGTGGATCTAATAATAATCAGCATCAGCATCATTTGAGTCATCAAGAAGAACCAAAGTTAGAAGATTTCTTAGGAGGACATTCTTTTTCTGACCATGATCAACAGAAACTTCACGG TGTtgccaataacaacaacaacaataataacaatgGTTCCCTGGGGTTGTCAATGATCAAAACCTGGTTAAGAAATCAACCTGCACCGCCccaacaagaaaacaaagatgaGGTTGGAAATAGTActtgtggtggcggtggtggtgttggtgatgGTGTGGTGGGAAGTAATGGACAAACACTATCCTTATCAATGAGTACAGGATCACAATCTAGTTCTCCAGCTTTGCCGCTTGTAACGACCGCGTCAACGGTTGTtacaggtggtggtggtggtagtggtggtgctgAAAGTTCTTCGTCGGAGAATAACAAGCAAAAGACTAATGGTACTACTACGGCTCTGGATAGTCCTACTGCTGGTGCAATAGTAGAAGCAGTTCCAAGGAAATCAATTGATACTTTCGGACAGAGAACTTCTATCTACAGAGGTGTAACTAG GCATAGATGGACAGGCAGATATGAAGCCCATCTTTGGGATAATAGTTGCAGAAGAGAAGGTCAGACTAGAAAGGGTAGACAAG TTTATTTGG GTGGTTATGACAAAGAAGATAAGGCTGCTAGGGCTTATGATTTGGCTGCCTTGAAATATTGGGGATCAACCACCACTACAAACTTTCCG ATTGCTAATTACGAGCAAGAGTTGGAAGATATGAAGAACATGACTAGACAGGAATATGTAGCATCACTTAGAAG GAAAAGCAGTGGTTTTTCTCGTGGAGCATCAATTTATCGCGGTGTCACCAG GCACCATCAGCACGGTAGATGGCAAGCAAGAATTGGAAGGGTTGCAGGGAACAAGGATTTGTACTTGGGCACATTCA GTACCCAAGAAGAAGCAGCTGAGGCCTACGACATAGCTGCGATTAAGTTCCGTGGTTTGAATGCAGTAACAAATTTCGATATGAGCAGATACGATGTAAGTAGCATCATGGAAAGTAGTACATTGCCGATCGGAGGCGCTGCAAAACGTTTAAAAGAAGCTGAGCAAATtgcagaagcaagtgttgatgcTCGAAGAGCAGAGAGTGATAACCTTACTTCACAGTTAACCAACGGAATCAACAACTACGGATGGCCAACTATTGCTTTCCAACAAGCTCAGCCTATTAGCATGCTGTATCCATACAATCAACAAAGATCTGGGTGGTGTAAACAGGAACAAGAAGCGGCTGCTGCTGCTCATagctttcaagatcttcatcagcTTCAATTGGGTAGTACCCATCATAACTTTTTTCAACCTTCTGTTCTTCATAATCTCATGAGCCAAGATTCCTCTTCACTGGAACATAGTTCTGGTTCCAATTCTGTTATTTATAATGGCGGAGGTGGAACTGGAAGTGGTGCAAGTAATGGGAGTTATCAAATGGGTGGAAGTAATGGCTATCTGCCAATGGGAATGGTTATGAGTAGTGAGCATCAGAACAATCCAACTGGAAGTAGTTTCGTGGAGAATGACTTGAAACAACAAATGGGATATGATAGTATTATGTCTTCCAACAGTACAGATCCTTATAGTCAAGGAAGAAATGCTTATTACATGTCGCAACAATCACCTCCGGCTTGCAATAACTGGATGCCTACTGGAGTTCAAGCTTTAGCACCGAGGTCTAATAATCTCGCTGTTTGTCATGGTGCTCCGTCGACATTTACGGTTTGGAATGATGCATAA